Proteins found in one Pocillopora verrucosa isolate sample1 chromosome 12, ASM3666991v2, whole genome shotgun sequence genomic segment:
- the LOC131769609 gene encoding ubiquitin-like-conjugating enzyme ATG10, producing the protein MWKTGTLSYEEFENVLFDFLERARKVGDSWNLEYAKGKRKVKYLTKKQVQLGFDKASEADTEETCAEDKNWGVEEIDNDCVTSGQLESDVKKTFLKYEYHVIYSTSYGVPVLYFTASTQDGKLVSLEEVWKNVPEVYHERLEFEKWTFLTQQEHPHLGVPFYQLHPCHTADMMKKIAGVTEDQEDNVSANYLVTWLSTVGPVVGLKIPTEYST; encoded by the exons ATGTGGAAAACAGGCACCCTCTCATACGAAGAATTCGAAAATGTACTCTTCGACTTCTTGGAAAGGGCTAGAAAAGTTGGAGATTCTTGGAATCTGGAATATGCTAAG GGAAAACGAAAAGTGAAGTACCTTACCAAGAAACAAGTGCAGCTGGGTTTTGATAAAGCAAGTGAAGCAGATACAGAGGAAACTTGTGCAGAGGATAAGAACTGGGGTGTGGAGGAAATTGACAAT GATTGTGTAACATCTGGCCAGCTAGAGTCAGatgtgaaaaaaacatttctgaagTATGAATACCATGTGATCTACAGCACCAGTTATGGTGTCCCAGTGCTTTACTTTACTGCAAGCACACAAG atGGTAAATTAGTCAGTTTAGAAGAAGTTTGGAAAAATGTACCAGAAGTTTACCATGAAAGGCTTGAGTTTGAAAAATGGACATTTTTAACACAACAG GAACATCCACACCTTGGGGTTCCATTTTACCAACTTCATCCTTGTCACACGGCAGATATGATGAAGAAAATTGCAGGTGTCACTGAAGATCAAGAGGACAATGTTTCTGCAAACTACCTTGTAACATGGCTGAGTACGGTTGGACCAGTTGTGGGCCTGAAAATTCCCACAGAATACTCCACGTAA